One Portunus trituberculatus isolate SZX2019 chromosome 45, ASM1759143v1, whole genome shotgun sequence DNA segment encodes these proteins:
- the LOC123519382 gene encoding eukaryotic translation initiation factor 4E-like, with protein MAADGVEAMENDKKQAKGEEESKEHGDVSPEMLIKHPLQNTWTLWFFKIENNRTWEDCQMEIASFNTVEDFWALYNHIESASHLKLGCDYSMFKQGIKPMWEDEHNCRGGRWLINLNKQQRATELDNFWLEVLLLMIGEAFAEHSDEVCGAVVNVRSKGDKIGVWTADVKKGESILKIGHVLKERLNIPRHVTIGFQAHKDTMVKSGSTAKNRFTV; from the exons ATGGCGGCTGACGGGGTGGAGGCGATGGAG AATGATAAGAAACAAgctaaaggggaagaggagagcaagGAACATGGAGACGTCTCACCTGAAATGTTGATCAAGCATCCTCTGCAGAACACTTGGACTCTGTGGTTCTTTAAGATTGAAAACAACCGAACCTGGGAAGACTGTCAGATGGAGATTGCAAGCTTCAACACTGTGGAGGACTTCTGGGC ATTGTATAACCACATTGAGTCAGCATCACATTTGAAGCTGGGCTGTGATTACTCTATGTTCAAGCAAGGCATTAAACCCATGTGGGAGGATGAGCACAACTGCCGAGGAGGACGCTGGCTCATCAACCTGAACAAGCAGCAGCGAGCCACGGAGCTGGATAACTTTTGGCTGGAAGTG CTTCTTTTGATGATTGGTGAAGCTTTCGCTGAGCACAGTGATgaagtgtgtggtgctgtggtcaACGTACGCAGCAAGGGAGACAAGATTGGAGTGTGGACAGCAGATGTCAAGAAGGGTGAAAGCATCCTCAAAATTGG ACACGTCCTAAAGGAGCGCCTTAACATCCCCCGACACGTGACCATTGGGTTCCAGGCACACAAGGACACCATGGTCAAGTCTGGCTCCACGGCCAAAAATAGGTTCACTGTCTGA